A single window of Flagellimonas maritima DNA harbors:
- a CDS encoding beta-ketoacyl-ACP synthase III, translating to MKKQTAAITAVGGYVPDFVLSNKVLETMVDTNDEWITSRTGIKERRILKKENAGTSYLAIKAAEDLLNKSGVDPKEIEFVLVATATPDIPVAATAAFVASEIGATNAFSYDLQAACSSFLYGMSTAASYIESGRYKKVLLIGADKMSSIIDYTDRTTCIIFGDGAGAVLFEPNDEGLGLQDEYLRSDGVGRQFLKIDAGGSILPASEETVKNKQHYVYQDGKSVFKFAVSNMADVSALIMDRNGLSNEDVQWLVPHQANRRIIDATSKRMGLEADKVMMNIHRYGNTTSATLPLLLYDYEKQLKKGDNLVFAAFGGGFTWGSIYLKWAYNS from the coding sequence ATGAAAAAACAAACAGCAGCAATTACAGCTGTGGGAGGCTATGTCCCGGATTTCGTTTTATCCAACAAAGTGTTGGAGACCATGGTAGACACCAATGACGAATGGATTACTTCAAGAACTGGAATTAAAGAGCGACGAATACTTAAAAAAGAAAATGCAGGCACCTCTTATTTGGCAATTAAAGCTGCCGAAGATTTGCTGAACAAAAGCGGAGTTGACCCAAAAGAAATAGAATTTGTGCTTGTGGCTACGGCAACCCCAGACATACCTGTTGCTGCTACCGCGGCATTTGTAGCTTCGGAAATTGGTGCGACCAATGCATTTTCCTATGATTTGCAAGCGGCCTGTTCCAGTTTTTTATATGGAATGTCTACAGCGGCCAGTTATATTGAATCGGGGAGATATAAAAAAGTATTGCTTATTGGGGCAGACAAAATGTCGTCAATTATTGACTATACCGATCGTACAACTTGTATCATCTTTGGAGATGGAGCAGGAGCGGTTCTGTTTGAACCAAATGATGAAGGCTTGGGACTACAAGATGAATATTTACGCTCAGACGGTGTTGGGCGGCAATTTTTAAAAATCGATGCAGGAGGGTCCATATTACCTGCATCAGAAGAAACCGTAAAAAACAAGCAGCACTATGTTTACCAAGACGGCAAATCGGTTTTTAAATTTGCAGTATCAAACATGGCCGACGTATCCGCACTGATAATGGATCGTAATGGTCTTAGTAACGAAGATGTACAGTGGTTGGTCCCACATCAAGCCAATAGACGAATCATAGATGCCACCTCTAAGCGAATGGGTCTGGAAGCTGATAAAGTGATGATGAATATTCATAGATATGGCAATACAACTTCAGCAACATTACCGTTATTGTTGTACGATTATGAAAAACAGTTAAAAAAAGGAGACAATCTTGTTTTTGCTGCTTTTGGAGGGGGCTTTACATGGGGATCCATTTATTTAAAATGGGCCTATAATTCTTAA
- the rpmF gene encoding 50S ribosomal protein L32 — protein sequence MAHPKRKISKTRRDKRRTHYKATMPTLAKDSVTGEMHLYHRAHWHEGKLYYRGQILIDKTEEETAA from the coding sequence ATGGCACATCCTAAAAGAAAAATATCAAAGACCAGAAGGGACAAGAGAAGAACCCACTACAAAGCAACCATGCCGACTCTTGCGAAAGATTCTGTAACAGGAGAAATGCATCTGTACCACAGGGCTCACTGGCATGAAGGTAAATTATACTATCGCGGTCAGATTTTGATAGATAAAACAGAAGAGGAAACAGCGGCTTAA
- a CDS encoding YceD family protein, with the protein MMELKEFFIPFSGLKLGKHEFRYNIDNTFFESFDYQEYNGVSVQTVAILDKMNNMMELDIEANGSVNVDCDLTGEPFDQPITSQLHLVIKFGEEYNDENDEILIIPHGEYQINIAQYIYEMLALAVPQKRIHPGVLDGTLKSDILDKLQELQPKEIKEESEDTDPRWDDLKKLLTDK; encoded by the coding sequence ATGATGGAGCTAAAGGAGTTTTTTATTCCTTTTTCGGGATTAAAATTAGGAAAGCACGAGTTTAGGTACAATATTGACAATACGTTCTTTGAATCTTTTGATTACCAAGAATATAATGGTGTTTCCGTGCAGACCGTCGCCATATTGGACAAGATGAACAATATGATGGAACTGGATATTGAAGCAAATGGATCCGTAAATGTTGATTGTGATTTAACGGGAGAACCATTTGACCAACCAATTACATCGCAATTGCATCTAGTCATAAAATTTGGCGAAGAATACAACGATGAGAATGATGAAATTTTAATCATTCCCCACGGAGAATATCAAATTAACATTGCTCAGTACATTTATGAAATGTTGGCATTGGCGGTTCCGCAAAAGCGTATACATCCGGGAGTACTGGATGGTACGTTGAAATCGGATATCTTGGATAAGTTGCAAGAATTACAACCAAAAGAAATCAAAGAAGAATCAGAGGATACAGATCCCAGGTGGGACGATTTAAAAAAGTTACTAACGGACAAATAG
- the pdxA gene encoding 4-hydroxythreonine-4-phosphate dehydrogenase PdxA, with product MSEKRKIKLGISIGDFNGIGCEVALKTFEDPRMMDFCTPVFFASNKMISQQKSDLGINISFNGIRNASQAIDGKINVVNVWKETPKVEFGKVTEESGKYAIKSLRAAVSALKNDEINVLVTAPINKNNIQADDFKFPGHTDYLAQELDGESLMFMVADTLRVGLLTDHIAVKSVAEAITPKLIEKKVEIMEKSLKMDFKIRRPKIALLGINPHSGDNGTIGEEDEKILKPTIQKLFDNGTLVYGPYSADSFFGSGSHKSFDAVLAAYHDQGLIPFKTLSFGKGVNFTAGLVKVRTSPDHGTAYEIAGEGNADESSFKEAVFTAIRVFKNREEHFELNKNPLQKQKVKRAG from the coding sequence ATGAGCGAAAAGAGAAAAATAAAACTGGGTATATCAATAGGTGATTTTAATGGAATAGGGTGCGAAGTGGCACTAAAGACTTTTGAGGACCCAAGAATGATGGATTTTTGTACCCCTGTATTTTTTGCTTCGAATAAAATGATATCCCAGCAAAAATCAGATTTGGGCATAAATATCAGCTTTAATGGAATACGAAATGCATCACAGGCCATTGATGGTAAAATCAATGTGGTCAATGTCTGGAAAGAAACGCCAAAAGTGGAATTTGGAAAAGTTACGGAAGAATCAGGAAAATATGCAATAAAATCGTTACGTGCAGCTGTATCAGCTCTAAAGAACGATGAAATTAATGTTTTAGTGACTGCACCCATCAATAAAAACAATATTCAGGCAGATGATTTTAAATTCCCTGGGCATACTGATTATTTAGCTCAAGAACTTGACGGAGAAAGCCTAATGTTTATGGTAGCGGACACATTACGTGTTGGTTTACTTACGGACCATATAGCGGTTAAAAGTGTCGCCGAGGCCATAACCCCCAAATTGATAGAGAAAAAAGTGGAAATCATGGAAAAGTCCTTGAAAATGGACTTTAAGATACGTAGGCCCAAGATTGCACTATTGGGAATAAATCCTCATAGTGGAGATAATGGCACCATTGGGGAAGAGGATGAGAAAATCCTAAAACCCACCATACAAAAGTTGTTCGATAATGGTACTTTGGTATACGGACCTTATTCAGCGGACAGTTTTTTTGGTTCCGGCTCCCATAAAAGTTTTGATGCGGTTCTTGCTGCTTATCACGATCAGGGACTTATTCCCTTTAAAACGCTTTCCTTTGGAAAAGGGGTGAACTTTACCGCAGGATTGGTAAAAGTGCGGACATCACCAGACCATGGAACAGCTTATGAAATAGCAGGGGAAGGCAATGCAGATGAAAGTTCATTCAAGGAAGCTGTTTTTACTGCAATTCGGGTTTTCAAAAACAGAGAAGAGCATTTTGAACTAAACAAGAATCCATTGCAAAAACAAAAGGTAAAGCGAGCTGGTTAA
- a CDS encoding riboflavin synthase yields the protein MFTGIIETLGKVEKLEKEGDNLHISIASDITSELKIDQSVAHNGVCLTVVAVNENCYTVTAIEETLNKTSLGNLVVGDAVNLERAMILGARLDGHIVQGHVDQTGRCIVAEKMDGSWIFTFRYDSSLNNVTIEKGSITVDGVSLTVVDSKKDTFSVAIIPYTFKHTGFHTYKAGTIVNLEFDVIGKYVSRLLELRN from the coding sequence ATGTTCACAGGTATTATCGAGACTTTAGGCAAGGTGGAAAAGCTGGAAAAGGAAGGTGATAATCTACATATCAGTATAGCTTCTGATATTACTTCGGAACTAAAAATTGATCAAAGCGTAGCGCATAATGGGGTTTGCCTAACCGTTGTAGCCGTTAATGAAAACTGCTATACCGTTACTGCAATCGAAGAAACGTTAAATAAAACGAGTTTGGGGAATCTAGTTGTTGGGGATGCCGTAAACCTTGAGCGTGCCATGATTCTTGGTGCAAGATTGGACGGGCATATTGTCCAGGGCCATGTCGACCAAACGGGAAGATGTATTGTTGCAGAGAAAATGGACGGAAGTTGGATTTTTACTTTTCGATATGATTCTAGTTTAAACAATGTTACTATCGAGAAAGGCTCTATTACGGTAGATGGCGTAAGTTTAACTGTTGTAGATTCAAAAAAAGATACTTTTAGCGTAGCTATAATTCCATACACCTTTAAACATACTGGATTTCATACCTATAAAGCTGGAACCATAGTAAACCTTGAATTTGATGTAATCGGAAAATATGTATCGCGTTTGCTGGAGTTGCGAAATTGA
- a CDS encoding sodium:solute symporter family protein produces MDIQTLDYCIIFGFFALVLFIGIYVSKKSGKNTTEYFLSGRNMPWWLLGFSMVATTFSTDTPNLVTDFVRTDGVSGNWGWWVFLLTGLLTVFVYAKLWRKSNVATDMEFYDLRYGGRPAHFLRGFRSLYLGVLFNVMAMAGVTLAAIKIGQVMLGISPLQTVLIAGSITMAFSAIGGFRGVVYTDFILFFVAIAGAIGAAVYLVNLPEVGGLSNILKNDLVQSKMSILPEFSDTEALMTILVVPLAVQWWSAWYPGGEPGGGGYIAQRMLAAKNENHAVGATFFFNILHYALRPWPWILVALASLVVFPDLESIQVAFPNIEESKLGHDLAYSAMLTKLPSGLLGIVLASLGAAYMSTISTHLNWGSSYVVNDFYKQQINKNASEKELVNVGRITTIILMVLSAIFALALTNAVELFDIIIMFGAGTGLIFILRWFWWRINAWSEIVAMFASGFISILFWQFEAVLFTGEAALFPDWAKFPLVVLITTVIWLATTFLTKPESEEVLQKFYEKTKPGGPGWRKIRESAKIDDGQKWMVPSGILAMLLGCVLVYSCLFATGNWIYGNYELATGLTVLVVVSAIALRKVWGKMKDIF; encoded by the coding sequence ATGGATATTCAGACCTTAGATTACTGTATTATTTTTGGCTTCTTTGCACTGGTACTTTTTATTGGTATTTATGTTTCCAAAAAATCTGGTAAGAATACTACGGAATATTTTTTATCGGGACGAAATATGCCCTGGTGGCTATTGGGCTTTTCTATGGTGGCGACAACGTTTTCCACAGATACACCCAACTTGGTAACAGATTTTGTACGAACGGATGGAGTATCGGGAAACTGGGGCTGGTGGGTATTTTTGTTGACAGGTCTTTTAACGGTTTTTGTATATGCCAAACTTTGGCGGAAATCCAACGTGGCTACAGATATGGAATTTTATGATTTGCGCTATGGAGGAAGACCGGCACATTTCTTAAGGGGCTTCCGTTCTTTATATCTGGGCGTTCTATTTAATGTAATGGCAATGGCGGGAGTGACCTTGGCGGCCATTAAGATTGGGCAGGTCATGCTGGGGATTTCACCCTTACAGACCGTATTGATTGCAGGAAGCATAACCATGGCTTTTAGTGCCATTGGCGGTTTTAGGGGAGTTGTCTACACAGACTTCATCCTCTTTTTCGTGGCCATCGCAGGAGCGATAGGGGCGGCCGTTTATTTGGTCAATCTTCCAGAGGTAGGAGGGCTTTCCAATATTTTAAAGAATGATCTGGTGCAAAGTAAAATGTCCATCTTACCGGAATTTTCGGATACAGAGGCATTGATGACCATATTAGTAGTGCCTTTGGCCGTGCAGTGGTGGAGTGCTTGGTATCCTGGAGGAGAACCTGGCGGTGGCGGCTACATAGCCCAACGGATGCTGGCGGCTAAAAATGAAAATCATGCAGTTGGTGCTACGTTTTTCTTTAATATCCTTCATTATGCCTTGCGTCCATGGCCTTGGATTTTAGTTGCATTGGCATCGTTGGTGGTCTTTCCCGATTTGGAGAGTATACAAGTCGCATTTCCAAACATTGAAGAAAGCAAACTGGGCCATGATTTGGCATATTCCGCGATGTTGACCAAACTCCCCTCGGGTTTATTGGGTATAGTGCTGGCATCTTTGGGGGCAGCTTATATGTCAACTATTTCCACGCACTTAAATTGGGGCTCATCCTATGTAGTCAATGATTTTTATAAGCAACAGATCAATAAGAATGCTTCGGAAAAAGAGTTGGTCAATGTAGGGCGCATCACAACAATAATTTTAATGGTTTTAAGTGCCATTTTCGCCTTGGCCTTAACGAACGCCGTAGAATTGTTTGATATTATCATCATGTTTGGAGCAGGTACTGGACTGATTTTCATTTTACGCTGGTTTTGGTGGCGCATCAATGCTTGGAGCGAGATAGTGGCCATGTTTGCCTCTGGGTTTATTTCAATACTGTTCTGGCAGTTTGAGGCTGTTCTGTTTACTGGTGAAGCAGCCTTATTTCCAGATTGGGCAAAATTTCCGCTAGTGGTGCTGATTACTACTGTAATTTGGCTTGCGACTACCTTTTTGACAAAACCGGAAAGCGAAGAGGTGCTTCAAAAATTTTATGAAAAAACGAAACCAGGAGGCCCGGGATGGAGAAAAATTAGGGAATCCGCAAAAATCGACGACGGACAAAAATGGATGGTACCCTCGGGTATTTTGGCCATGCTTCTGGGCTGTGTTTTAGTCTACAGTTGCCTTTTTGCTACGGGCAATTGGATCTATGGCAATTATGAATTGGCGACAGGACTTACGGTCTTAGTTGTAGTATCAGCAATTGCGTTAAGAAAGGTATGGGGCAAGATGAAGGATATATTTTAA
- a CDS encoding sulfite exporter TauE/SafE family protein: protein MTKHLFLNLASTFDSSIVTWAIAATAAFLVGISKAGLKGLSVFNVTLMALAFGAKESTGLIIPLLLVGDVFAVLYYNRHTQWSYILKFLPWMLFGILLGVLLGKDLPDREFKLGMVVVIFISLGLLVWWDKRKSLSVPTHWFFSGSIGTAAGICTMIGNLAGAFTNIFFLAMRLPKNEFVGTAAWLFLITNLFKLPFHLFVWKTISPETLLINIKLLPPILMGLFLGVVIVKRINDRNYKRFILLVTAIGAVAILFR, encoded by the coding sequence TTGACCAAACACCTGTTCTTGAATCTCGCCTCAACGTTTGACTCCTCCATTGTAACATGGGCAATAGCCGCTACTGCGGCATTTCTAGTGGGAATATCCAAAGCAGGCCTTAAGGGTCTTTCTGTTTTCAATGTTACATTAATGGCTTTGGCATTTGGGGCCAAAGAGTCCACTGGCCTAATTATTCCGTTGCTTTTAGTAGGTGATGTTTTTGCCGTTCTTTATTATAACCGGCATACACAATGGAGCTATATTTTAAAATTTTTACCGTGGATGCTTTTTGGAATTTTATTGGGTGTGCTGCTTGGCAAAGATTTGCCTGATAGAGAGTTTAAATTAGGTATGGTCGTAGTAATTTTTATAAGCTTGGGTTTGCTGGTTTGGTGGGATAAGAGAAAATCTCTTTCCGTACCGACACATTGGTTTTTTTCCGGTTCAATTGGAACTGCGGCAGGAATATGCACTATGATCGGCAATTTGGCGGGAGCATTTACCAATATCTTTTTTCTCGCAATGCGCTTACCTAAAAATGAGTTTGTAGGTACGGCTGCGTGGCTATTTTTAATTACCAATCTATTTAAACTTCCTTTTCATCTATTTGTCTGGAAAACAATTTCACCAGAGACGTTACTCATCAACATAAAGCTATTACCGCCAATACTTATGGGGCTTTTTCTGGGTGTTGTTATTGTAAAAAGAATAAATGATAGAAACTATAAACGGTTTATATTATTGGTAACGGCCATTGGGGCAGTGGCCATTTTATTCAGATAA
- a CDS encoding SDR family oxidoreductase, giving the protein MKIKDKVIIITGASSGIGEATAVKLAKEGGKVVLTARREERLNELKEKIENEGGTAMVVTGDVTNKEDLEGLAKKTLDKFGTIDALINNAGLMPLSYIKKLKTDEWEKMIDVNIKGVLNGVAAVLPTMIENKSGHIINIASSAAHNYFPGGAVYCATKSAVKMFSEGLRQELAPKFGINVTSIEPGAVSTELMNTITDEDIKKQFEEMQKMTFLEAEDIAEAIYYALAQPSRANINDVFIMPTEQQR; this is encoded by the coding sequence ATGAAAATTAAAGATAAAGTAATCATTATTACGGGAGCGTCGAGCGGAATAGGAGAAGCGACGGCGGTGAAATTGGCAAAAGAAGGTGGTAAAGTGGTGCTTACTGCAAGACGTGAAGAACGCTTAAATGAATTAAAGGAAAAAATAGAAAATGAAGGTGGAACAGCCATGGTCGTTACAGGTGATGTAACCAATAAGGAAGATCTAGAAGGACTTGCCAAAAAAACACTTGATAAGTTTGGGACAATCGATGCCTTAATCAATAACGCTGGACTGATGCCACTTTCCTATATCAAAAAATTAAAGACCGATGAATGGGAAAAAATGATAGACGTGAACATAAAAGGTGTTTTAAATGGTGTTGCGGCTGTTTTGCCAACAATGATTGAAAATAAAAGCGGCCATATAATCAATATCGCATCCAGTGCAGCGCATAATTATTTTCCTGGCGGTGCGGTATACTGTGCCACAAAATCAGCGGTAAAAATGTTTTCGGAAGGTTTAAGACAAGAATTAGCGCCTAAATTTGGCATCAATGTCACTTCCATAGAACCTGGCGCAGTATCTACCGAACTAATGAACACAATTACTGATGAGGATATTAAAAAACAGTTTGAGGAGATGCAGAAGATGACTTTTTTAGAAGCAGAGGACATCGCAGAAGCTATTTACTATGCTTTGGCACAACCCTCACGGGCCAATATCAATGATGTATTTATTATGCCTACAGAACAACAAAGGTAG
- a CDS encoding AbiH family protein, giving the protein MKRIILIGNGFDRSLGFLTSYSNFLDWLFWKALSELEKVKPDTNKGLVIFKRESKFFCLTANSSLITKFREFSNTNFGYIGIYRKFVNLRTTGIKLEIRYRDNLIEQLYNNYEREKWVDIEQLYFDLLIDTKDSDIIEFNKTFRLIKECLAVYLNSLNTNSQKLKHAYNSYRKHFFTPRLEYNTKLRYWEETNINPGGIYFVNFNYTFILRDLLNQDPRMFDDKDVINHIHGDLSKPRDIVFGYGNENSDKYFEVEKKNNSFLENIKSNNYFDNTHYKDLLINLENQFEVYIYGLSCGLSDHILLKTIMEHKNCFQIRIFYKKEINGGDNFRETLINLSRAFSNKSLMRSRIISKQENDFIPQKH; this is encoded by the coding sequence ATGAAGAGAATAATATTAATAGGCAATGGCTTCGATAGATCATTAGGGTTTCTTACATCCTATTCTAATTTTTTAGATTGGTTGTTTTGGAAAGCACTTTCGGAATTAGAAAAAGTAAAGCCAGACACAAATAAGGGTCTTGTTATATTTAAGAGAGAAAGTAAATTCTTTTGCTTAACCGCAAATTCTTCATTAATCACAAAATTTAGAGAATTTTCTAATACAAATTTTGGCTACATAGGCATTTATAGAAAATTTGTTAACCTTAGAACTACAGGAATAAAATTGGAAATAAGATATAGAGATAATCTAATAGAGCAACTCTATAATAATTATGAGCGTGAAAAATGGGTAGATATAGAACAACTTTATTTCGATTTATTGATTGATACAAAGGATTCTGATATAATCGAATTTAATAAGACATTTAGATTGATAAAAGAATGTTTAGCGGTGTATCTAAATAGTTTGAATACAAATTCTCAAAAATTAAAACATGCATATAATTCATATCGAAAACACTTTTTCACTCCTAGACTGGAATATAATACAAAATTGAGATACTGGGAAGAAACTAATATAAACCCAGGGGGAATATATTTTGTAAATTTTAATTACACGTTTATTCTTAGAGATTTATTAAATCAAGACCCTAGAATGTTTGATGACAAAGATGTTATTAATCATATACATGGTGATTTAAGTAAACCTCGAGACATAGTTTTTGGGTATGGGAATGAAAATTCTGACAAGTATTTCGAAGTTGAGAAAAAAAATAACTCTTTTTTAGAAAACATTAAGTCAAATAATTATTTCGATAACACGCATTATAAAGATTTACTAATAAATTTAGAAAATCAATTTGAGGTTTACATATATGGGCTTTCATGCGGTTTATCGGACCATATACTTCTTAAAACTATCATGGAACACAAAAATTGCTTTCAAATAAGAATCTTTTATAAGAAAGAGATAAATGGTGGTGATAATTTTAGAGAAACACTCATCAATTTGTCAAGAGCGTTTTCAAATAAAAGCTTGATGAGAAGTAGAATTATTTCAAAACAGGAAAATGATTTTATTCCGCAGAAACATTAA
- the mce gene encoding methylmalonyl-CoA epimerase, whose amino-acid sequence MEKIEHIGIAVKNLNESNMLFAKLFGTPHYKMEEVSSEGVRTSFFKSGPNKIELLEATNPDSPIAKFLERKGEGIHHIAFAVKDIVSEIARLKEEGFKVLNETPKKGADNKLVAFLHPKGTNGVLVELCQDASSNAAL is encoded by the coding sequence ATGGAAAAAATAGAACACATAGGTATAGCGGTTAAAAACCTAAATGAGTCCAATATGTTGTTCGCCAAACTTTTTGGAACACCACATTACAAAATGGAGGAGGTCTCTTCCGAGGGTGTACGGACTTCATTTTTCAAATCCGGTCCCAATAAGATAGAGCTATTGGAGGCTACGAACCCAGATAGCCCTATTGCCAAATTCTTGGAAAGAAAAGGAGAGGGCATTCATCACATTGCCTTTGCCGTTAAAGATATTGTCTCGGAAATTGCCAGACTAAAAGAAGAGGGATTTAAAGTGTTGAACGAAACTCCCAAGAAAGGGGCCGACAATAAATTGGTGGCATTTTTACATCCAAAGGGGACCAATGGCGTATTGGTGGAACTTTGCCAAGATGCTTCTTCCAATGCCGCTCTGTAG
- the rbfA gene encoding 30S ribosome-binding factor RbfA, with translation METQRQKKIAGIIQKDIADILQRAATDGGLQGTLISVSKVYVTTDLSIAKVYVSIFPNKGANELLEGMKSNQNMIKHELAQRTRNQLRRVPELGFYLDDSLEYIDNIEKSLKGEENPIENRDLLDKRKKS, from the coding sequence ATGGAAACACAAAGGCAGAAGAAAATTGCAGGAATCATTCAAAAAGATATCGCCGATATTTTACAACGTGCTGCAACAGATGGTGGACTACAGGGAACCTTGATTTCGGTTTCCAAGGTTTACGTTACAACTGATCTATCCATCGCGAAGGTTTATGTAAGTATTTTTCCGAACAAGGGTGCGAACGAATTGCTGGAAGGAATGAAATCCAACCAAAATATGATCAAACATGAGCTCGCGCAACGAACGCGCAATCAATTGCGCCGTGTTCCAGAACTTGGATTTTACCTAGATGATTCCCTGGAATATATCGATAATATTGAAAAGTCGCTCAAAGGCGAGGAAAATCCAATTGAGAACAGGGACTTGCTGGACAAACGAAAGAAATCCTGA
- a CDS encoding ABC transporter permease produces MDFPFYIAKRYLRSKSSQNAVNIINFITFLVIVIGSAALFIVLSAFAGLKTFSLSFTNTFDPDLKASPVIGKHFSISPEEEKELQSVEGLVNYSKELEERAYLTFRERSCIAYIKGIDSNYRSVTGVDSTLYFGNWGITQYNGVMGIGIYNLLGVPIDNYQNPMTVLVPKPGKGSLSQSGLNPKPYNELPLVVSGVYAVEENLDKKYVFAQLPLVQALLEKDSTQISGINFKLNDLASIDEVKTNIKKILGEKILLLDRQEQNRTLYKMLNTENLATYLIFTLVLIIALFNVVGAIIMMILDKQQNSKTLFSLGATIKELRKIYFTQGLLVTSLGGIIGVIIGSILIASQLIFGWLKITPSLAYPVEYNIMNVLVVLVTIVVLGFISSKIASSRITKRLISAV; encoded by the coding sequence ATGGATTTCCCTTTTTATATTGCCAAGCGTTATTTACGTTCCAAAAGCAGTCAGAACGCGGTAAATATTATCAACTTTATCACTTTTTTGGTTATTGTTATCGGATCTGCCGCTTTGTTCATTGTGCTTTCCGCCTTTGCAGGATTAAAAACGTTCAGCCTTTCCTTTACCAACACCTTTGATCCAGATTTAAAAGCATCTCCTGTTATCGGCAAACATTTTTCAATCTCTCCAGAGGAAGAAAAAGAACTGCAAAGTGTTGAAGGGCTGGTAAATTATTCCAAGGAGCTTGAAGAGCGTGCCTACCTAACATTTCGTGAGCGTAGCTGTATAGCCTATATAAAGGGAATTGATAGTAATTACCGCTCTGTTACAGGAGTGGACAGCACCCTTTATTTTGGAAATTGGGGCATAACACAGTACAATGGCGTTATGGGCATAGGCATTTATAATTTGCTCGGAGTGCCTATCGATAATTATCAAAACCCAATGACGGTATTAGTGCCCAAACCAGGTAAGGGTTCCCTTTCACAATCCGGTCTTAATCCAAAACCTTATAATGAGCTTCCTCTTGTAGTGAGCGGAGTTTATGCTGTTGAAGAGAATTTGGACAAGAAATACGTATTTGCACAACTTCCCTTGGTACAGGCATTGCTAGAAAAAGACAGTACTCAAATATCAGGAATCAATTTCAAGTTGAACGATCTTGCTTCCATTGATGAAGTCAAAACAAATATTAAAAAGATTTTAGGTGAAAAAATATTATTATTAGATCGTCAAGAACAAAACAGGACGCTCTATAAAATGCTCAACACGGAGAACTTGGCGACCTATCTCATATTTACTTTGGTTCTGATCATTGCACTGTTCAATGTGGTAGGTGCTATTATCATGATGATTTTGGACAAACAACAAAACTCAAAGACTTTGTTCAGCCTTGGCGCAACGATAAAGGAATTACGAAAAATTTATTTTACCCAAGGTCTTTTGGTTACTTCTTTAGGAGGTATAATAGGGGTGATCATTGGTTCTATTTTGATTGCAAGCCAACTTATATTTGGCTGGTTAAAAATTACGCCTTCCTTGGCTTACCCTGTAGAATACAATATAATGAACGTTCTTGTAGTACTGGTAACCATTGTGGTGTTGGGGTTCATATCATCAAAAATTGCAAGTAGTAGAATTACAAAAAGATTGATTTCCGCTGTTTAG